Proteins from one Camelina sativa cultivar DH55 chromosome 8, Cs, whole genome shotgun sequence genomic window:
- the LOC104706909 gene encoding receptor-like protein 12 encodes MTLLPLLILFFFLTSIPVSVFSQINDRSTLLNLKRVLGDPPSLRLWNDTSSPCNWPEITCTAGNVTEINFQNQNFTGTVPTTICDFPKLKSLNLSFNYFSGEFPTILYNCTKLQYLDLSQNYFNGSLPDDINRLSPELKYLDLAANSFAGDIPKNIGRISKLKVLNLYQSEYDGTFPTEIGDLSHLEELRLALNDKFTPAKLPTTFGKLKKLKYMWLTAMNLMGEISAVDFENMTDLIYVDLSVNNLTGRIPDGLFGLKNLAELYLHDNYLTGEIPKSISADNLVMLDLSTNNLTGSIPVSIGNLKKLEVLNLFYNKLTGEIPPVIGKLPELKNLMIFRNKLTGEIPADIGFNSKLERFEVSENQLTGKLPKNLCKGGKLLGVVVYTNNLTGEIPKSLGDCGTLLSVQLQNNGFSGSITVLNNLCNLYSIDISNNKFTSQVPGWLWMLPNLTYVNLSNNTFTGFERLTKSIFQSSMSNLFGSNNNFTGWIPSFLCALRSLVILDLSTNKFNGSIPRCVGNFSTLKVLNLRKNHLSGGVPENISASVTSLDIGHNQLEGKLPKSLVRVSSLEVLNVESNKINDTFPFWLASLKELQVLVLRSNAFHGSIHQTGFSKLRIIDISRNHFNATLPLDFFVNWTAMFSLGNTGDQYMGTNYYSDSIVVMNKGIEMEMVRILTIFTAIDFSGNKFEGEIPRSIGLLKELHVLNLSNNGFTGHIPSSMANLRELESLDVSQNKLSGEIPQELGNLSYLAYMNFSHNQFAGLVPGGTQFQTQPCSSFANNPGLVGLSLKIVCVEIHEKTSQQYEMPEPGEDEEEVINWTAAAVGLIPGIAFGLTMGYITGFL; translated from the coding sequence ATGACTCTTTTACCCTTActcattcttttcttcttcctcacctcAATACCCGTATCTGTCTTTTCCCAAATCAACGACCGGTCAACGCTTCTAAACCTGAAACGCGTTCTCGGCGACCCACCCTCTCTCCGGCTATGGAACGACACATCTTCACCGTGCAACTGGCCGGAGATTACTTGCACAGCCGGAAACGTCACCGAGATAAACTTCCAGAACCAGAACTTCACCGGGACAGTTCCGACGACGATTTGCGATTTCCCGAAGCTCAAATCCCTAAATTTGTCGTTTAATTACTTCTCCGGCGAGTTTCCGACGATTCTTTACAACTGCACGAAGCTTCAGTACCTCGATCTCTCTCAGAACTACTTCAACGGCTCGCTCCCCGACGACATCAACCGTCTCTCACCGGAACTTAAGTATCTCGATCTCGCGGCTAACTCCTTCGCCGGAGATATCCCAAAAAACATCGGACGGATCTCGAAGCTCAAGGTATTGAATCTGTACCAGAGCGAATACGACGGCACGTTTCCGACGGAGATCGGAGACTTGTCCCACCTGGAAGAGCTTCGGTTAGCGTTGAACGATAAGTTTACTCCGGCAAAGCTTCCGACGACGTTTGGGAAACTGAAGAAACTCAAGTACATGTGGCTAACGGCGATGAATCTGATGGGGGAAATCTCAGCCGTTGATTTCGAAAACATGACCGATCTAATCTACGTTGACTTATCGGTCAACAATTTAACGGGTCGGATCCCAGATGGTTTATTCGGGTTGAAGAATCTCGCTGAGCTTTATCTCCACGATAATTATCTAACCGGAGAGATCCCCAAATCTATCTCGGCGGATAACTTGGTAATGCTTGATCTCTCTACTAATAATTTAACCGGTTCGATTCCTGTATCAATCGGGAATCTAAAGAAATTAGAGGTTTTGAACTTGTTTTACAACAAGTTAACCGGAGAAATCCCGCCGGTTATCGGTAAATTACCGGAATTAAAGAACTTGATGATCTTCAGGAACAAGTTAACCGGAGAAATACCGGCGGATATTGGGTTTAATTCGAAGCTAGAGCGGTTCGAAGTTTCGGAGAATCAGTTAACCGGGAAGTTACCGAAGAATTTGTGTAAAGGAGGTAAGCTTCTAGGTGTGGTTGTGTATACGAACAATCTTACCGGAGAAATCCCGAAGTCGCTCGGAGATTGTGGGACGCTCTTATCGGTTCAGTTACAGAATAATGGCTTCTCCGGCTCGATTACTGTATTAAACAACCTTTGCAACCTTTACTCAATAGACATTTCCAACAACAAATTCACAAGTCAAGTTCCTGGCTGGTTATGGATGCTACCAAATCTGACGTACGTGAATCTTTCCAACAACACTTTCACCGGTTTCGAAAGATTAACGAAATCAATTTTTCAGTCATCTATGAGTAACTTGTTTGGCTCCAACAACAATTTCACCGGATGGATTCCATCTTTCTTATGTGCGTTGCGCTCTCTAGTCATTCTTGATCTATCTACCAACAAATTTAATGGTTCAATCCCTCGTTGCGTGGGAAATTTCAGTACACTTAAAGTTCTAAATCTTAGAAAGAATCATCTTAGTGGAGGTGTTCCAGAGAATATATCTGCAAGTGTAACATCGCTTGACATTGGTCATAACCAATTGGAGGGAAAGCTTCCAAAATCATTGGTCCGTGTCTCTTCTCTTGAAGTTCTCAATGTGGAGAGCAACAAAATCAATGACACATTTCCTTTTTGGTTGGCTTCTCTTAAAGAACTACAAGTTCTTGTCCTTCGCTCCAATGCATTCCATGGATCGATACATCAAACCGGGTTTTCTAAGTTGCGAATCATCGACATATCCCGTAATCACTTCAATGCAACTTTGCCACtagatttttttgtcaattggACTGCAATGTTCTCACTTGGAAATACTGGAGATCAGTACATGGGCACAAACTATTACAGTGATTCAATAGTTGTGATGAATAAAGGCATAGAAATGGAGATGGTACGTATCCTAACAATCTTTACTGCAATTGACTTTTCTGGCAACAAATTTGAAGGAGAGATTCCAAGGTCTATTGGTCTACTAAAAGAGCTTCATGTTCTTAACTTGTCAAACAATGGTTTCACTGGCCACATCCCATCATCAATGGCAAACCTGAGAGAGCTGGAATCACTAGATGTTTCTCAAAATAAGCTTTCAGGAGAAATTCCACAAGAGCTAGGGAACCTCTCATACCTTGCGTACATGAACTTCTCTCATAACCAATTTGCAGGTCTAGTACCAGGGGGCACTCAGTTTCAAACACAACCTTGCTCATCTTTCGCGAACAACCCGGGACTCGTTGGCCTTTCACTTAAAATAGTTTGTGTAGAAATCCACGAGAAAACATCGCAACAATACGAAATGCCAGAGcctggagaagatgaagaagaggtgaTAAATTGGACAGCAGCCGCAGTTGGACTCATACCTGGTATTGCCTTTGGATTGACGATGGGATATATTACTGGTTTCTTATAA
- the LOC104706907 gene encoding ent-kaurene oxidase, chloroplastic isoform X2 gives MAFFSILLGFVVSSFIFIIFFKKLLSFTRKNMSEVSTLPSVPVVPGFPVIGNLLELKEKKPHKTFTRWSEVYGPIYSIKMGSSSLIVLNSTETAKEAMVTRFSSISTRKLSKALTVLTCDKSMVATSDYDDFHKLVKRCILNGLLGANAQKRKRHYRDTLIENVSSKLHAHTRDYPQEPVNFRAIFEHELFGVALKQAFGKDVESIYVKELGVTLSRDEIFKILVHDMMEGAIDVDWRDFFPYLKWIPNKSFETRIQQMHKRRLAVMNALIQDRLKQNDSETDDDCYLNYLMSEAKTLTMEQIAILVWETIIETADTTLVTTEWAIYELAKHPRVQDHLCKEIQNVCRGETIKEEQLPQVPYLNGVFHETLRKYSPAPLVPIRYAHEDTQIGGYHVPAGSEIAINIYGCNMDKKRWDRPEEWLPERFLDDGKYESSDLHRTMAFGAGKRVCAGALQASLMAGIAIGRLVQEFEWKLRDGEEENVDTYGLTSQKLYPLMAIINPRRS, from the exons ATGGCCTTCTTCTCCATTCTCCTTGGTTTTGTTGTCTCctccttcatcttcatcatcttcttcaagaaaCTACTCTCCTTCACCAGAAAGAACATGTCTGAAGTTTCTACTCTCCCCTCTGTTCCAG TGGTGCCAGGATTTCCGGTTATTGGGAACTTGCTGGaactaaaagagaagaaacctcACAAGACTTTCACTAGATGGTCAGAGGTTTATGGTCCTATCTACTCTATAAAGATGGGTTCTTCCTCTCTTATAGTTCTCAATTCAACTGAGACTGCCAAAGAG GCCATGGTTACTCGGTTTTCATCCATTTCAACAAGGAAGTTGTCAAAAGCGTTGACGGTCCTCACTTGTGACAAGTCTATGGTTGCTACAAGTGATTATGATGATTTCCACAAATTGGTGAAACGGTGTATCTTGAATGGCCTTTTGGGTGCTAATGCACAG aaACGAAAAAGACACTACAGAGATACCCTCATTGAGAATGTGTCTTCCAAGTTGCATGCCCACACGAGGGACTATCCACAAGAACCTGTAAACTTCAGGGCTATATTTGAGCATGAGCTCTTCGGAGTTGCCTTGAAGCAA GCCTTTGGGAAAGATGTAGAGTCAATTTACGTTAAAGAACTCGGTGTGACTTTGTCTAGAGACGAGATCTTCAAGATTTTAGTGCATGACATGATGGAGGGTGCAATTGATGTTGATTGGAGAGACTTCTTCCCATACTTAAAATGGATTCCGAATAAAAGTTTCGAAACAAGAATCCAGCAAATGCATAAACGTAGACTCGCTGTGATGAATGCTCTTATTCAAGATCGACTGAAGCAGAATGATTCAGAAACG GATGATGATTGCTATCTCAACTATTTGATGTCGGAAGCCAAAACACTAACCATGGAGCAAATTGCAATCTTGGTTTGGGAGACGATCATCGAGACAGCTGACACTACTTTAGTCACAACCGAATGGGCGATCTATGAGCTAGCAAAGCATCCAAGAGTCCAAGATCATTTGTGTAAAGAAATCCAAAATGTCTGCAGAGGAGAAACTATCAAAGAAGAGCAATTGCCTCAAGTTCCTTATCTCAATGGAGTCTTCCATGAAACACTTAGGAAATACAGTCCAGCTCCTCTAGTTCCCATTCGCTATGCCCACGAGGATACTCAAATCGGAGGCTATCATGTCCCTGCAGGAAGTGAG ATAGCAATAAACATATATGGATGCAACATGGACAAGAAGCGTTGGGATAGACCAGAGGAGTGGTTGCCAGAGAGGTTTCTAGATGATGGCAAATACGAATCATCGGATCTTCACAGGACAATGGCATTCGGAGCGGGAAAGAGGGTTTGTGCTGGTGCACTTCAAGCATCTCTCATGGCAGGCATTGCCATTGGGAGATTAGTTCAAGAATTTGAATGGAAGCTTAGAGACGGCGAAGAAGAGAATGTGGATACCTATGGCTTGACATCTCAGAAGCTCTATCCTCTCATGGCAATTATCAATCCAAGACGTTCTTAA
- the LOC104706907 gene encoding ent-kaurene oxidase, chloroplastic isoform X1, which produces MAFFSILLGFVVSSFIFIIFFKKLLSFTRKNMSEVSTLPSVPVVPGFPVIGNLLELKEKKPHKTFTRWSEVYGPIYSIKMGSSSLIVLNSTETAKEAMVTRFSSISTRKLSKALTVLTCDKSMVATSDYDDFHKLVKRCILNGLLGANAQKRKRHYRDTLIENVSSKLHAHTRDYPQEPVNFRAIFEHELFGVALKQAFGKDVESIYVKELGVTLSRDEIFKILVHDMMEGAIDVDWRDFFPYLKWIPNKSFETRIQQMHKRRLAVMNALIQDRLKQNDSETKQDDDCYLNYLMSEAKTLTMEQIAILVWETIIETADTTLVTTEWAIYELAKHPRVQDHLCKEIQNVCRGETIKEEQLPQVPYLNGVFHETLRKYSPAPLVPIRYAHEDTQIGGYHVPAGSEIAINIYGCNMDKKRWDRPEEWLPERFLDDGKYESSDLHRTMAFGAGKRVCAGALQASLMAGIAIGRLVQEFEWKLRDGEEENVDTYGLTSQKLYPLMAIINPRRS; this is translated from the exons ATGGCCTTCTTCTCCATTCTCCTTGGTTTTGTTGTCTCctccttcatcttcatcatcttcttcaagaaaCTACTCTCCTTCACCAGAAAGAACATGTCTGAAGTTTCTACTCTCCCCTCTGTTCCAG TGGTGCCAGGATTTCCGGTTATTGGGAACTTGCTGGaactaaaagagaagaaacctcACAAGACTTTCACTAGATGGTCAGAGGTTTATGGTCCTATCTACTCTATAAAGATGGGTTCTTCCTCTCTTATAGTTCTCAATTCAACTGAGACTGCCAAAGAG GCCATGGTTACTCGGTTTTCATCCATTTCAACAAGGAAGTTGTCAAAAGCGTTGACGGTCCTCACTTGTGACAAGTCTATGGTTGCTACAAGTGATTATGATGATTTCCACAAATTGGTGAAACGGTGTATCTTGAATGGCCTTTTGGGTGCTAATGCACAG aaACGAAAAAGACACTACAGAGATACCCTCATTGAGAATGTGTCTTCCAAGTTGCATGCCCACACGAGGGACTATCCACAAGAACCTGTAAACTTCAGGGCTATATTTGAGCATGAGCTCTTCGGAGTTGCCTTGAAGCAA GCCTTTGGGAAAGATGTAGAGTCAATTTACGTTAAAGAACTCGGTGTGACTTTGTCTAGAGACGAGATCTTCAAGATTTTAGTGCATGACATGATGGAGGGTGCAATTGATGTTGATTGGAGAGACTTCTTCCCATACTTAAAATGGATTCCGAATAAAAGTTTCGAAACAAGAATCCAGCAAATGCATAAACGTAGACTCGCTGTGATGAATGCTCTTATTCAAGATCGACTGAAGCAGAATGATTCAGAAACG AAACAGGATGATGATTGCTATCTCAACTATTTGATGTCGGAAGCCAAAACACTAACCATGGAGCAAATTGCAATCTTGGTTTGGGAGACGATCATCGAGACAGCTGACACTACTTTAGTCACAACCGAATGGGCGATCTATGAGCTAGCAAAGCATCCAAGAGTCCAAGATCATTTGTGTAAAGAAATCCAAAATGTCTGCAGAGGAGAAACTATCAAAGAAGAGCAATTGCCTCAAGTTCCTTATCTCAATGGAGTCTTCCATGAAACACTTAGGAAATACAGTCCAGCTCCTCTAGTTCCCATTCGCTATGCCCACGAGGATACTCAAATCGGAGGCTATCATGTCCCTGCAGGAAGTGAG ATAGCAATAAACATATATGGATGCAACATGGACAAGAAGCGTTGGGATAGACCAGAGGAGTGGTTGCCAGAGAGGTTTCTAGATGATGGCAAATACGAATCATCGGATCTTCACAGGACAATGGCATTCGGAGCGGGAAAGAGGGTTTGTGCTGGTGCACTTCAAGCATCTCTCATGGCAGGCATTGCCATTGGGAGATTAGTTCAAGAATTTGAATGGAAGCTTAGAGACGGCGAAGAAGAGAATGTGGATACCTATGGCTTGACATCTCAGAAGCTCTATCCTCTCATGGCAATTATCAATCCAAGACGTTCTTAA